The Salvia miltiorrhiza cultivar Shanhuang (shh) chromosome 2, IMPLAD_Smil_shh, whole genome shotgun sequence DNA window AAGCTACAACACTTTCTCCTAGAGTTCAGTTCAATCTTGCTATGTATCAATGAAGTTTGTGTCATGTGCGGTACTTTATGTTCTGGACGCAACATCTTGCTTTAGCGGTTGACATATGCTTGTATCTTCATTTGCGCTTATCCACCCTGCAAACGTACGGCCATCTTGACCAGGGTTCAGCACATTCCAAGCCCAGAAACCACCTACTTCGTGCTCTCTGCTTCAACAATATATCCTCCCAAACACAAATACACAAAAAAGACTATCTAGACCTAGACACAACACAAAAAAGAGTACAAAGCTAGGGCTCATCACATTTACACGATTTACCTGAATTTAGTGTGTAACTAAAAGTCGTATAATAGTGTAAATAACACTTATACATTAATTTACATGACATAGTAAATTTGTGTAACAATGTATATATTGTTACACGAATTTTGGTTAGACATAAAATTTGTGGAAATTGTGTAAGACAAGTGTAAAAAGgcataatcataaaaaaaattattatttatattttcatctACATGAATAATGTACTATCATTATATACTTTTGGCTAAAATAAGGTGTATGACTAAAAtggatatataaaaattatgaaGAGTGTCAAGAACCGAGCATAGAATATTGGCATTGTTATGAGGCTTAGCTGGAGATGgaacaaaaaaaagaagttgTTATTAGATGATAATGAATCAATGCAGATGACAGGGACACTAACATCCCAAGAggaatgaaaatataaaatcagACAACATGCGAATTCAGACACTGAATATTAGTTGCTAATCAACAAAGAGTTGGCTAAGTCGCATGCCAAAAGAACTTAACAATATACATTTCATGTTTTAGTgcaaattcaataaaaataaaacattatatATGGTGCCAAAGTATCCTACATTTGCAATAAATCTTAAAATGAACACCATCAAGAAGCAGCTATTTACATGATCCAATAACACCCAAAATGAGATTCAAGTGGTCAAGTACTTGATTCATAGTAGGCCTATTTTTGCACATTTCATCAGCACATTTGACCCTATCTGAAAAATCTGTTCCATCTTGGTTGGGTGAAGATCCTCCTTAGCAATGCAGGCATCCACCATTTCCAGATAGCGGCCCTTCCCCAAACAAGAGTAGTGCAACGATAAACTAGTAGTCGATCTAACAGGATGTTGGTGTAGTTGCGTCTCGTGTCACAAACTCAAAAGGGAAAAAAGGGTGGACGTGTATGTCCAGGTCACCGGAGTCCAAATCTTGGGCACTAGGGACTAAACTCAACTTGACTGAAAAGTGAGAGAAACTGAAAACACTAACAAAtgcaaatcaataataaaagaCAACTTGGGCAGGACGTCGAATCCACATATATTTACTCTATCGCTCATTAGTCAAGATATTCACTACTATGTATGTCTACCCCTTATTCTCACTTGTCACGTGCacttatattatataataaaatccATTCTTACTTTGAGTTAAAATGCAAGGGACACACTATGCCAGACAACCATCTTGACTAACCATGAACGAGGATACCTCAATATATGCGGTTAAATAAAAAACCTTTAAGTTTTAGATATACATGATATTAACAAAGGTAGACCGTAGTCTACTTCAACTTCTCGTGTCCGCATTACTCTCAAGGCGCAAAGTGATCCATCAAACCCTATAGTCTCGATTTATCGGTGATCTAATTCTACTCCATTAATTAATGGTCTGTTAACTAATCAAGTAAAATTAAACGCTTCAGAATTAAGTTTGACACTTCGGGAACACACATGCAgttaattaagcacaaaacaacctCACGATTATGAGTTCATATCAGCTTCATCTTGCACAGGTTTATAAACTTAGTcggacataaagtaaataacaaaatCAATAGTTAAATAAGACATAAAAATAAAGGGAACAAACTTACCATTAAAAGATAATTCGGACGGTACCAACACCTCCGAAGGGAAACATGCAACAATCAAATACTGTCTTGCCCAAAACGGGACTTAgcgataaaaaataaaaattgagttTAGGTGCGacttaaactaaaaataaagtACAAAAGGCGACGTTCAGCAGAAAACTATCAACTGGAGTAATATTTATAGGAGAAGATTTGGGCAAGGGTCGAAGGTTAATACGCGGTTGGACCTTGAAGTTTTTCTTGGATCAAACTGTTCACGTACAATGCGCTTGGAATTCCTTCGTGTACGAGGACTCAATTCTCTAGATTGGCTTACTAACGAGCTCATGTTTATCGGGAGAGATTTGATTCTATTCTGAATCTTTAGGGGAGATTGGTATCCTGCCTTATCCTCCTCCTGATTTCAACCGCTTCTGCCACGTCACCCTCTTGGTCACGACATTTGTCACTTCTcgtctctttctttctttgtttCCCCACTTTCATTTTGACGTCACCATTTGTCTTCCTGCTCCTGACTTTGAGCGGGTAGTTAGGCTGAAACTTGGTCAATGGCAATCACCTAAGCTGCAACGATGTTCTTTTGTGCCTAAAACCACCTCCTTcatgctctgcttttacactgTGTCCTCCCATATACATACACAGAAAACTCTATATATCTAGACCTAGACACGACacaaaaaagaacacaaagttGGGGCTTGTCACACTTACATGATTTATAAGAATTTAGTGTGTAACTAAAAGTCATGTAACAAGTGTAAATAACACTTGTACTTTAATTTACACGAAATGGTAAATTTGTGTAACGGTGTAAATACATTGTTACACAAATTTtgattaaacacaaaatttgtGTAAATTGTGCAAGTgtataagggtataatagtaaagctaattatcatttttatattttgatcTACTTGACTATAAGGTATTATCATTATATACTTTTGGCTAGAATAATGCGTATGAATCTAAtggatatataaaaattatgatGAATGTCGTGAATTGAGCATAGAATATTGGCATTGTTATGAAGCTTAGCTGGAGATGGAACAAAAAGAAGAAGCTGTTATTAGATGATGATGAATCAAAGCAGCTGGCAGAGACACTAATTAACTTCCCAAACAACAAAACAAGAGAAAGGAAAAGACAAAATCAGACGTGTGAATTTTAAGACAGTGAATATTAACTGCTAATCAACAAAGAGTTGGTTAAATTGCATACCAAAAAAAactcaacaatatatatatttgatgttTGAATAGtgcaaattcaaaaaaaaaatatggtgCCAAAGAATCCTGCATTTGCAAAAAAAATGAACACCAATGGAGAAGAAGGTATTTACAAAATGAGATTGAAGTGATCAAGTAGTTGATTCATAGTAGGCCTATTTCTGCTCTTCTCATCAGCACAGTTGACCCCAATTTGGAAAATCTGTTCCACCTTGGTTGGGTGAAGATCCTCCTTAGCAATGCAGGCATCCACCATTTCCAGATAGCGGCCCATCCCCGCCATCCTTTTGACCCACTCGACGAGCCTGACCTCCCGGCCGTCCTCCCCGGGGAAGGGGAAGCTGGGGCGGCGCCCGGTGACGACCTCGAGCATGAGCACCCCGAAGCTGTAGACGTCGCCGGCCATGGTGGCCGTGGTGGCGCCATCGAGGTACTCGGGGGGCATGTAGCCCATGGTCCCGGCCACCTGCGTGGAGACGTGCGAGTGGGAGGCCTCGATCCGGCGGGCGAGGCCGAAGTCGGCGATGTGGACCTGGAAGTCGGCGTCCAGTAGGATGTTGCTGGCCTTGATGTCGCGGTGGATGATGGGCGTCTCGAGTTTGTGGTGCATAAAGGCGAGGCCGTCGGCGACGCCTCTGACGATGTTGAGGCGCGTGAGCCAGGAGAGGGGCTCCTGCTCTCGGTCGGACGTGTCGTACAGCCATTGGTCGAGGCTGCCCTTCTCGATGAACTCGTAGATGAGCAGCCGATCCTGACCCGTGGCGCAGAACCCCAGCATCCGGACTATGTTGGGGTGCTggatcttgcctagggtttccATCTCGGCTCGGAACTCGCGGAGCCCCTGGAACGCGTCCGGGGACAGCTTCTTCACGGCCACCACGGCACCCGAGTTCAGCCGCGCCTTGTACACCAGCCCGAAGCTGCCGTCGCCGATTATCAGCTCGCTCGAGAACCCCTGCGTCGCCGCCACCAGCTCCTGCATCGACACGTGCGGGAGGCTCGGGTCGAAGGTCGCGCTGTCGCAGATCGCCACCGGCCCGGGCCCCGCGTTCGGCTTCGGCGCTACCAGATTGCGGGCCCGGCTCTGCGGGATCGATGAGCGCCGGCTGCTCTGCTTCGATTCGCTCTTGCAGATGATGAGGATTGAGGCGAGGATTACGCTGACCACGAAGAAGCTGGCGATGGCCGCCAGAATTGCTTGAAGGGTTCGATCCATGAGAAAGAAATAAAGCGATTgtgaaattgagagagagaggggaagtGCAGGAGATGGATGTTTTGATTTTGACTAAGAGAGGGGAAATGGGGGAGCCGCCATTAAcggtgaggagagagaaagagttgtTCAAAGAGGAAGACTTGGATTCTGCAGTGTAGACCAAGCTGCCTCTCGTCAACGCTTTGGCTCCAACTTTGCCCTCTTTGCtttgattattaaaaaaaaaaaaaaaaaatcaaatgtaagaaaaataaacaaaatcagAATAACTTTTGCgaaataataattgaattagtagcCTGCTTCTATCAGTCTATGGACCATGTACGCACTACACACAAGAAAATAGAATGGGGATAGTAATGCCATTACATGAGAGAAGAGgcgaaatttaaaatgccctTTCTCTTatgcaaaatttgaaaaatgtcCTCTCTTATTATGTAAAGTACTCCATGCTTTAAATATGTGAACTGCCGAAAATGTCCTCTCTTTGTGATGgatgtgcattgttttccgcaaaagttcttacacatTCCTGCCAAAAGTTGTTAAAGGTGTAAGAATCATCAATTTAAAGATTGAAATCGGTCAAATAAGTGTTGGAAAAAGTGAAAGactgaaacaaaaaataatatttatttatttttaaattaaaatcgaaggttttaGAACTAAATCGTAcgctaattaatcaatggaaaaaaaatactaaaaattaacacaatcgatattagcactcaaaacacacattggaACAAAAAAAACATGTGCCCGACCGGCAAAAACAAGTGTCCGACCGGACACAATGTTTCACCGGGCGGACACAGATTTGTTCCGATcggatagatgtttttttggttccattgtgtgttttgagtgctaatatcgattgtgttaatttttagtatttatattccatcgattaattagccttcaattaagggacataattttttttttaaattgatgataaacgacaaatatgatgtgaaatagccttgtcagtaaagtattcatgtcaaacactctaatttcattgaaattcacgtgaaatgaaggaatctttgtttatatatgagtgaattctctcatccaATAGAaattctctcatccgaacactcaaagtgaaaaaacactcaaactcattagaaattctaatattttccaagtggtgaagctattatttgtgaattctctcatccgaacgtttaaaggtatgtcattttacgtttgaaatgtaatttaagttggttattatttattttcaatgttttgtttgatcctatatgcttatgtgaattattagcatattatagcatactatGATTTAAAGCTACGTTTAAAGGAAATACATGTGAATTAGAGCacattctatcatgttttaaagtattaattagtaattattacttacattttagttctatacatatatcttgctacataactcatgttaatatgcttgaaaatcatgtgtccgcccggacaagtgtccttgaaaatgtgtccggccgtgtgtaattatatattatgtaaTACACGGCCGTGCACATTTCCTCGGAAACTTCCCCGGGCGGACATATGCTTTTCGagtgtattaacatgttatatgttgtatttttacattttattccctttacatcatatatttatattaatttttactattttgcttaatttaatttaatatattgtttaagtgttaattagtgtccggtcgatatatttacaatttaaatatatgaacactatatatatatatatatatatatacagtgacttataaaatcattgcatgcactcaatgtaatcatttcggtcattattgtaaaaaaatgcattgaaactcaaaaatgtgtaagattgtgTAAGACTGCCGAAATCATTACATTTGATGTTGACACACTTAAGGGttatttagtaatttagggcatggatagctttacatgataagggtgggcatttttcaaaatataaataaggaATACggcacttttgcctattaacacttataAATATGTATAGATTGgctctcaaaaaaaaatgtatattatGCGGACTAATTATTTTGGCAAACGAAGGAAAAAATATGCAAAGATAGTTTTAAGCAGAACACGTCATATCCCTAGATCCAATTGTAACATGTATaaactttaaataaataaattcgaaCCCTTTGATTTTGCACCTTTCCACTTGCaacataaattatactccctccatccacgaaagaatttcctatctttcttttttgggacgtccacaaaagaatttcctacctatttttggactataccctaccatttataatcctcttacttttcactcttcacaactcccaatattaattataacacattttcaccactcccaatacactcaactaccttttatccactcttaagagcatccgcattggggttacatgatagcctactttatgaggggggaccacatggtgtaaagatgctgcagtggggttacatgatagcttgcatgatagttttagttttgatttttatgttttttacttaaatttaattgctcaaatttaaataacacattttactaataattaaaagggttaattgcatcaaaatacctgacctttttccaaaatttggttttttgacaatctttttaattgtagcaaaatttTTAATAagctttcaatttattgcaatgtccgtccggggaaaattttcggccaaattaaatatgagttggcagtcggaatgccaacgtggcatcggaaatgccaaatcacacccctccccctcccacgtcaccccccacatcgccctctctctctctctcttccccctccTCCTCCCACgtcaccttctctctctctctcttctccatccCCCTTCCCAGTTCCCCCTTAATTCCCCCGGATCTCATCCCCCACCATGGCTACGATCATCTCCCCATCCTCCCCCGACGACATCCCCACCGCCACGCTAGCCTCCCCCCCGCCATGCTGGAGCCCCGAGGAGACTGTCGCCCTCATCGACGCCTACAAGGACAAGTGGTACTCCCTTCGCCGCGGCAACCTCCGCAGCAACCACTGGCAGGAGGTCGCCGACGACGTGGCGTCGCGGTGCCCCGCCCTCCCGCCCAAGACCTCCGTCCAGTGCCGCCACAAGATGGAGAAGCTTCGCAAGCGGTACCGCGCCGAGATCCAGCAGCGACGCCCGCCAATCCGCCTTCTCTCTCTTCGAAGATTTGTAGCGGCAACAGCGATAGGCTCGGCGGTGGTTGAAACCCACGTCATTCTCTCTCTTCGAAGATTTGTAGCAGCGAGGATTTGTAGAGGATGGAGGATTTGTTGGGGAATCAATTTGCAGCAATTTGCAGATCTGAGtttcaaataaatttgaaatgtgTTTATGTTTTTGTGTTCATAAGTGCTCTGCTTTGATGCCCTTCTCGAGATCTTTCTCGCTTGTTCGCCGGCTGGAGGAAGTGGCGATGGGGGAGGGGCAAGGGTTCGCCGGCTGGAAAAGATGCGGCGGCGCCGGGGTGGAGGAGGAGGATGGGTCTGCGCAGGGGAAAGAGGGggagggtgacgtgggaggagaacggggaagagagagagagagagagagagagcgacgtaggggtgacgtgggagggggtgtgatttggcatttccgatgccacgttggcattccgactgccaactcatatttaatttggccgaaaattttccccggacggacattgcaataaattgaaagctTATTAAaaattttgctacaattaaaaagattgtcaaaaaaccaaattttggaaaaaggtcaggtattttgatgcaattaaccctaattaaaatttcattaaaataaaaaacctaaaaattacattaaaaaaattaaaaacataatttaaattacataaattaaaatcctagtctagataagtccacgacgcttgagcatttcTTGGACCATGTGCTCGTGGGCCATCCTTTGTGCATCGCTCATATGCGTCGTATCCAGACTGAGGagttgcatatcgagctccctctccttgagctcgttctttttggcatactcggcggtgatttttttcaagttgtgGGCGGACCGCTCCAATGCCTCTTTGTACTCCGATGATTGCTCGGAGCTTGCCGTCTTCCCCTTCGCTTTCGCCGCCCTCgtcgccgccttcgccgccttgttcccAATCGTGGGCCACTCGGGTCCAGTGCCCTTGAATCTGGCGGTGCTTGAGGTTGGCGCCGATGATAGGGTTGACACGGGCGACGATCCTCTTCCAGTAATCGTACCccttttgatttgtcccacagatggcgtcgtttgtctcctccatccaaatttggacgatgatgtCCGTCTCCTCAGgggtgtaggtatgacggaCAGTCTTTCCTCCGTCATCCTCCAccccctcctcctccgccaccggCGCCTGCCTGTCATGCCGGATCTTGTGGGCGACTTCTTTCCTCCGGCTGcctttcttcggtttggcggCACTATGGGCTGCCGAAGGCATCTCCTCGTCGGACTGAGGAGCATCCCCCAAGTTACACCCCGATAAATCAGGATGATATTCGTCGGATAGATCGGGGGAGTAGTAAtttgggttgtgtggatccatggagGGTGTAAAGAgaggaagaaaggaagaagtgAGGATGAAGAAGGTGTAGGGaaaaaatgaggaagaagaataaatagaaggaaaaaaaaacaattgaacGGTCAAAATTCACGCAAATCGAGGCAGCAACGGTCCAATCGaattttccattttctttttaatcGGCGCGTGCATCACACGCGCCTACACTATCATCGAaatgggctacacgatagaacgtgtagccctcgtgtaactCTCTGCTgcatcggttacacgatagcagactTACACGAGTAAGCTGCTAATGTGTAACCGTTGCAGATGCtctaatacactcaacaatattttttcttaaaacttgtgtcactccttcctaggaagttctttcatggacggagagagtatatatttacgaatttcatttttttttttagttaggTACAATCAGCTACATTTTCATTGCAAATCTGATTAGGCAGGAACTGGAACATTACTTTGTTGACCCGATTTTCTTATGCTCAACACAACACATTTTTTCAATACTTTATTACATATTTACATTCCTAATTTCTTTTCGTAGGGATTAAAGTATTGAAAGTGgttaaaatatatatgaaaaataattataaatgaggTATTATTATAACTAATAAATACTAGTCTAAAAGTAGAATAATAGTAGTAAACTTTTTTGTAGACatccaaaaaaggaaaagtaGAAAATTTTATCACCAAGATAATGAGTATATGTTTAGTTGTTAAGTATTCTAAGATAAATGCAGGAGTTTAGAAGAATTTTGAGGAGATTATTATGATGTTGTATTTCCTATTTAAGATGGCGACACTGCATaagctaaaaaaataaaaatgatgacGACACTGCTAAACATAACTAGTTTAATTTAATGGAGTAGCAGTTAGAGCTTAAAtgtgtttataaaatatttttttagaataattagcaaatattatttgtaattgggatataatattattattccTCATTTATGGAAAACAACATCTTTTTACTTGACgaggataaaaatatgcatttcTAGAAGAAATGTATATTTGAATCACAGTATTAGATAGGCTGTCGAAACAAGGTAGAACTTGTTAATGTCGCGAGAAGTTTTtttagaattcacaattaggaataatattgttggttgtgaattcgattttGAAAGCTATAATTCACAAATATGAAtagtcttggttgtgaattcgagttttaaagttagaattcacaactaaaaatagtttTGTTTGTGAATTGTAGGATTTTAACATATATTCACGACTAAACTATATTTGAATTGTGAGTTCATTGAACTAGATGTAAATTCATCGAATTAATCATGAATTCAAAAATACTAACAATAAAAAAGCAAAAAATTCGCATAGTAAACCTTACCGTTGTAGTAATCTTTCGTCGGTGATGTCGGTGCCTCTCTTAGGTGACGCTGCAACGGCCTTGATTGGTATCACAGATATATACCAAGATCTTCGCCGCCGTCATCTCTCGTACAATGCACGTCGTCGTCTGTCTCTTCTCGCCGACAATGGCGCCTCCTTTCTTGGATGCTGCCACCACGAAGAGGTGAAGCTTGATTTGCTTACATTCACAGTAAactaaggaagaaaaaaaatgttgtaTTGAGCAAAAAATTCTAATGGTAGGAGAGAAGGGTAAAATTGTATTCTTACATAAAAATTACTCCAGTAtctcttaaattttttatcttaatgaataattttttttatgaaaatgaatagTTTCATGTATTAACTCCTTCACTATTGCCCATTAGTTTAGTATCTAAGTGGCTACTAGTCACAATTATACTCAAATTAACGCCAAAAACATGTAtaagtacttcctccgtcccatttatcttgagacacttttcttttttagcgtcccacttatcttgacaCAGTTTCTTATTTGGCAAAagttttaccctttattcattttctttattttttcagcTATACACAAAACATTgctttcttaattctcgtgcccaaaaacAAGATCTCAAAATAGCTGAGAGGGAGTAATTTATAGCGACATTGTTATTCCTGAaatgtatatacatatacatatatttactAATTTATAATGACGTATTGTTATTCCTGAAATGTATTTGTGTATATTGAGGAAAATGTTAATACACTcaacaaatgaaaaaaaaaatgttcaatTTTGAGTTGGTCAGCAATCAAGTATAGATGAATGCTTCCCTCAACAAAAAATAAGTATAGAtgaatgcatatatatatatatatatatatatatatatataggcgtGTGGGTTGGGTTTAGTAACAAATTCGTGAACGACAATTGGAGACTTACCTGTCTCTTGGTTTCTTGAACCATACAAATAAAGCTCAACTTTCTATTGAAACTATAACAACTCAAaacataacatttcaaattcGATTATAATTCAAATAATACATTACCTAAAATAATATATTCAGCACGATTCAACCCCTTCCCAACCTACTTCATCAAAACTACACCGTCTTTTCGCTTTAGTGTCTAAGGACAGGGGAGCTTATGTGCTTCATTTCAAAAAACATATTGTACTCTCTTCGTCTCATGAAAAATGACATAAAACTTTTGGATATATATTTCCAGGGAATTAAGGAGAATGCATAAATTGGTTGAAAATAGTAGGGCTATACGTGATAAGATAATTCAATATAGATTACTTTGAGTGAGCCAAAACTccaagaaaagagagagagagaaggaattAAGCAGCAGACTTGTTCATTCATTAATTCCAACGTACATCTGCATTCAGCTATTTAATGACTACTTGCCCAAAATGGCACTACACAAACATGCAGAAAACACAACGGAAAGATGCTCCTAACAGAAAGGTGGTCCCCAAGGCCACGTGCTCCTTCGTCTGCTACATAACAAAGTCTTGAAAGCGCCCAAGGACCTTCTTGTTGCGAACAGGCCGTCGATCAGTAATTGGGCCTTCTCCCGATTGGGCTGCTCCTTCGTTTGAGATGTTGGGCTCCCCCGGTACAGATCCAGTAGTTGTATCATTCTCCCCACCTTCAAAAATaaccttgtcctcaaggttAAAGTTTGGGAATGAACGTTGCACCCTCTCATTTGATTCCCAAGTTGAGCATTCTGGTGGTTCTCCAGCCCATTGAACCAACACCTGTTGCTGTGGTCCGGCGGAAGTAATAACTTCTCTTTCGCCGCAGATGGCGAG harbors:
- the LOC131011159 gene encoding putative serine/threonine-protein kinase, translated to MDRTLQAILAAIASFFVVSVILASILIICKSESKQSSRRSSIPQSRARNLVAPKPNAGPGPVAICDSATFDPSLPHVSMQELVAATQGFSSELIIGDGSFGLVYKARLNSGAVVAVKKLSPDAFQGLREFRAEMETLGKIQHPNIVRMLGFCATGQDRLLIYEFIEKGSLDQWLYDTSDREQEPLSWLTRLNIVRGVADGLAFMHHKLETPIIHRDIKASNILLDADFQVHIADFGLARRIEASHSHVSTQVAGTMGYMPPEYLDGATTATMAGDVYSFGVLMLEVVTGRRPSFPFPGEDGREVRLVEWVKRMAGMGRYLEMVDACIAKEDLHPTKVEQIFQIGVNCADEKSRNRPTMNQLLDHFNLIL